Proteins encoded within one genomic window of Ovis aries strain OAR_USU_Benz2616 breed Rambouillet chromosome 1, ARS-UI_Ramb_v3.0, whole genome shotgun sequence:
- the TRAPPC3 gene encoding trafficking protein particle complex subunit 3 isoform X2, whose protein sequence is MGYNIGVRLIEDFLARSNVGRCHDFRETADVIAKVAFKMYLGITPSITNWSPAGDEFSLILENNPLVDFVELPDNHSSLIYSNLLCGVLRGALEMVQMAVEAKFVQDTLKGDGVTEIRMRFIRRIEDNLPAGEE, encoded by the exons AT GGGCTATAACATTGGAGTCCGACTGATTGAAGATTTCTTGGCACGGTCAAACGTCGGGAGGTGCCATGACTTTCGGGAAACTGCAGATGTCATTGCCAAG GTGGCGTTCAAGATGTACTTGGGCATCACTCCAAGCATCACCAATTGGAGCCCAGCTGGTGACGAATTCTCcctcattttggaaaataatccCTTGGTGGACTTCGTGGAACTTCCTGATAACCACTCATCCCTTATTTATTCCAATCTCTTGTGTGGGGTGTTGCGAGGAGCCTTGGAGATG GTCCAGATGGCTGTGGAGGCCAAATTTGTCCAGGACACCCTGAAAGGAGACGGTGTGACAGAAATCCGGATGAGGTTCATCAGGCGGATTGAGGACAACCTCCCAGCCGGAGAGGAATGA
- the TRAPPC3 gene encoding trafficking protein particle complex subunit 3 isoform X1, producing the protein MSRQANRGTESKKMSSELFTLTYGALVTQLCKDYENDEDVNKQLDKMGYNIGVRLIEDFLARSNVGRCHDFRETADVIAKVAFKMYLGITPSITNWSPAGDEFSLILENNPLVDFVELPDNHSSLIYSNLLCGVLRGALEMVQMAVEAKFVQDTLKGDGVTEIRMRFIRRIEDNLPAGEE; encoded by the exons AGCTCTGAGCTCTTCACCCTGACCTACGGGGCTCTAGTTACCCAGCTCTGCAAGGACTATGAAAATGATGAAGATGTGAATAAACAGCTGGACAAAAT GGGCTATAACATTGGAGTCCGACTGATTGAAGATTTCTTGGCACGGTCAAACGTCGGGAGGTGCCATGACTTTCGGGAAACTGCAGATGTCATTGCCAAG GTGGCGTTCAAGATGTACTTGGGCATCACTCCAAGCATCACCAATTGGAGCCCAGCTGGTGACGAATTCTCcctcattttggaaaataatccCTTGGTGGACTTCGTGGAACTTCCTGATAACCACTCATCCCTTATTTATTCCAATCTCTTGTGTGGGGTGTTGCGAGGAGCCTTGGAGATG GTCCAGATGGCTGTGGAGGCCAAATTTGTCCAGGACACCCTGAAAGGAGACGGTGTGACAGAAATCCGGATGAGGTTCATCAGGCGGATTGAGGACAACCTCCCAGCCGGAGAGGAATGA